The following are from one region of the Candidatus Acidiferrales bacterium genome:
- a CDS encoding thymidine kinase encodes AEIARQRVQIFKPLIDQRYSQAEIVSHSDLRIASDLVTSAVEILERVDPRTEVIGIDEGQFLGDELVDICQKLANMGKRVIVAGLDTDFMGRPFAPIPHLLSIAEEITKLLAICVRCGNPAKHTQRLIGSEELIVVGAQDKYEARCRRCFEPRPGGLAHARAEKDKESKHPA; translated from the coding sequence GGGCCGAGATTGCCCGCCAGCGCGTGCAGATTTTCAAGCCGCTCATTGACCAGCGCTATTCCCAGGCCGAAATCGTCTCCCACAGCGACCTTCGCATTGCTTCCGATCTGGTCACCTCGGCGGTCGAAATTCTGGAGCGGGTGGACCCCAGGACCGAGGTGATCGGGATTGATGAAGGGCAGTTCCTGGGCGACGAGCTGGTGGACATATGCCAGAAGCTGGCGAACATGGGCAAGCGGGTAATTGTCGCCGGCCTCGATACCGACTTCATGGGCCGGCCCTTCGCCCCTATCCCGCACCTGCTCTCCATCGCCGAGGAGATCACGAAGTTGTTGGCGATTTGTGTCCGCTGCGGCAACCCGGCCAAGCACACCCAGCGATTGATCGGCTCGGAGGAATTGATCGTGGTCGGCGCTCAGGACAAGTATGAAGCGCGCTGCCGGCGTTGCTTTGAGCCCCGCCCAGGCGGACTGGCTCACGCCAGGGCCGAAAAGGACAAGGAAAGCAAGCACCCTGCCTGA